The following are encoded together in the Populus trichocarpa isolate Nisqually-1 chromosome 5, P.trichocarpa_v4.1, whole genome shotgun sequence genome:
- the LOC7469184 gene encoding gibberellin 20 oxidase 2, giving the protein MDSPLKLQEQSKGFLFDSVLHKQAGFPKEFLWPDLVRAQQELSEPLVDLEGFFKGDEEATKQAANIIKDACSRHGFFQVINHGVDPNVIRDAEDYMDHFFRLPVSEKLKARRMPGSLCGYSGAHADRYASKLPWKETLSFRYHENSSDLVVLDFFKSALGNDFEQTGMVYQKYCEAMMDLSFAILELLAISLGVDRKLYRKFFEDGFSILRCNFYPPCQEPGNTLGTGPHCDSNSITILHQDQVGGLEIFTNNVWQTIPPLQGALIINIGDTFTALSNGKYKSCLHRAMVNKHEQRKSLAFFLSPREDKVVRPPQELVCSEGKRMYPDFTWLNLSRFVQNHYRADDSTLQNFTNWSQSVNL; this is encoded by the exons ATGGATTCTCCCCTAAAATTACAAGAGCAAAGCAagggttttttatttgactCAGTGTTGCACAAACAAGCTGGTTTTCCCAAAGAATTTCTTTGGCCAGACTTGGTTAGGGCTCAACAAGAGCTCTCGGAGCCACTGGTGGACCTGGAGGGGTTCTTCAAAGGGGATGAGGAGGCAACAAAACAGGCTGCTAATATAATCAAGGATGCATGCTCGAGGCATGGTTTCTTTCAAGTGATCAATCATGGAGTAGATCCCAATGTTATTAGAGACGCAGAGGATTACATGGACCATTTCTTCAGGCTTCCAGTTTCCGAGAAACTTAAGGCTCGGAGGATGCCAGGCAGCTTGTGTGGTTATTCTGGTGCTCATGCTGATCGGTATGCATCAAAACTTCCATGGAAAGAGACACTCTCTTTTCGTTACCATGAAAATTCTTCGGATCTCGTTGTGCTAGATTTCTTCAAATCTGCTCTTGGGAATGATTTTGAGCAAACAGg AATGGTATATCAAAAATATTGTGAAGCTATGATGGATTTATCCTTCGCCATATTGGAACTACTGGCAATCAGCCTGGGAGTTGATCGAAAACTTTACAGAAAATTCTTTGAAGATGGTTTCTCGATATTGAGATGTAACTTCTACCCTCCTTGTCAAGAGCCTGGAAATACTCTTGGCACGGGACCCCATTGCGATTCAAATTCAATAACCATACTTCACCAAGATCAGGTTGGAGGCTTAGAAATTTTCACAAACAACGTATGGCAGACAATTCCACCCCTTCAAGGTGCACTCATCATCAATATTGGTGATACCTTCACG GCATTATCCAATGGGAAATACAAGAGTTGCTTGCATCGGGCGATGGTTAACAAGCATGAGCAGAGGAAATCTTTGGCATTCTTTCTCAGTCCAAGAGAAGACAAGGTGGTGAGACCACCACAAGAGCTTGTGTGCAGTGAAGGGAAAAGGATGTATCCAGACTTCACATGGTTGAATTTGTCTCGATTCGTACAAAATCACTATAGAGCTGATGATAGCACACTTCAAAACTTCACCAACTGGTCCCAATCAGTAAATCTCTAG